In a single window of the Massilia oculi genome:
- a CDS encoding N-acetylmuramoyl-L-alanine amidase, with protein MPRPSRPPSAAPAARVTPSSSRRRVLLKAGGTLLLSVIPLHASANEILAVRVWPAPDYTRVTLENDTDLKAEHFLIPDPPRLVVDIDGLALSNTLKSLVAKIEPNDPYIKLVRVGQNRPNVVRLVFDLKAEIKPQVFTLAPVAGYQHRLVFDLYPAAPVDPIAALIEQGDWSPGPTTTLAANQPALGDPVASTPVAGAPASPNPVTGTPPVQIPVPPPAVPRTQPNAGPDAIAKLEAEMSGLKGTAPAVAVQAPPTRSPAPQPAQKVARMITIALDPGHGGEDPGAIGAKGSREKDIVLAVAKRLKAKLEQMPNTRVMLTRDGDFFVPLGTRVQKARKVQADLFVSIHADAWISPTARGSSVFVLSEKGASSSAARWLANDQNKADLIGGANLTGTADKHLASVLFDLSTTAQINDSLKLGKAVLREIGGINRLHKASVEQAGFAVLKAPDIPSILVETAFISNPQEEARLNDDAYQDQLANAITNGIRRYFADNPPMAKSRQT; from the coding sequence ATGCCTCGACCGTCTCGCCCCCCTTCTGCCGCCCCAGCCGCCCGCGTGACGCCTTCGTCCTCGCGCCGCCGTGTCCTGCTCAAGGCCGGCGGCACGCTGCTGCTGTCCGTCATCCCGCTGCACGCCAGCGCCAATGAAATCCTGGCCGTCCGTGTCTGGCCCGCCCCCGACTATACCCGGGTGACGCTGGAAAACGACACCGACCTCAAGGCCGAACACTTCCTGATCCCCGATCCGCCGCGCCTGGTGGTCGATATCGACGGCCTCGCCCTGAGCAACACGCTCAAGAGCCTGGTGGCCAAGATCGAGCCGAACGATCCGTACATCAAGCTGGTGCGGGTGGGCCAGAACCGCCCGAACGTGGTGCGCCTGGTGTTCGACCTGAAGGCCGAGATCAAGCCGCAGGTGTTTACGCTGGCCCCGGTGGCCGGCTACCAGCACCGCCTGGTGTTCGACCTGTATCCGGCCGCCCCGGTCGACCCGATCGCCGCCCTGATCGAACAGGGCGACTGGAGCCCGGGCCCGACCACGACCCTGGCGGCCAACCAGCCGGCCCTGGGCGATCCCGTCGCCAGCACGCCGGTGGCCGGCGCGCCGGCCTCGCCCAATCCCGTCACCGGCACGCCGCCGGTGCAGATTCCCGTGCCGCCGCCCGCCGTCCCGCGCACCCAGCCGAATGCCGGCCCGGACGCGATCGCCAAGCTCGAAGCCGAGATGTCGGGCCTGAAGGGCACGGCCCCGGCCGTGGCGGTGCAAGCGCCGCCAACGCGCAGCCCGGCCCCGCAGCCTGCCCAGAAGGTGGCGCGCATGATCACCATCGCCCTCGATCCCGGCCATGGCGGCGAAGACCCGGGCGCGATCGGCGCCAAGGGCAGCCGCGAAAAGGACATCGTGCTGGCGGTGGCCAAGCGCCTCAAGGCCAAGCTGGAGCAGATGCCGAATACCCGCGTGATGCTGACCCGCGACGGCGACTTCTTCGTGCCGCTGGGCACGCGCGTGCAAAAGGCGCGCAAGGTGCAGGCCGACCTGTTCGTCTCGATCCACGCCGATGCCTGGATTTCGCCGACCGCGCGCGGCTCATCGGTGTTCGTGCTGTCGGAAAAAGGCGCCAGCTCGAGCGCGGCGCGCTGGCTGGCGAACGACCAGAACAAGGCCGACCTGATCGGTGGCGCCAACCTGACCGGCACGGCCGACAAGCACCTGGCCAGCGTGCTGTTCGACCTGTCGACCACGGCCCAGATCAACGACAGTCTCAAGCTGGGCAAGGCCGTGCTGAGGGAAATCGGCGGCATCAACCGCCTGCACAAGGCCTCGGTCGAGCAGGCCGGCTTCGCCGTGCTGAAGGCGCCGGACATCCCGTCCATCCTGGTCGAGACCGCCTTCATCTCGAACCCGCAGGAAGAAGCGCGCCTGAACGACGACGCCTACCAGGACCAGCTGGCCAATGCGATCACGAACGGCATCCGCCGCTATTTCGCCGATAATCCGCCCATGGCCAAGAGCCGCCAGACCTGA